The following proteins are encoded in a genomic region of Gossypium hirsutum isolate 1008001.06 chromosome D05, Gossypium_hirsutum_v2.1, whole genome shotgun sequence:
- the LOC121217871 gene encoding protein GIGANTEA, whose protein sequence is MANPSKRWIDGLQFSSLFWPPPQDPQERKVQITAYVEYFGQFTSEQFPEDIAELIRSRYPSKEQRLFDDVLATFVLHHPEHGHAVVLPIISGIIDGSLVYDKSSLPFASFISLVCPSSENEYSEQWALACGEILRILTHYNRPIYKMEPQNNETDRSHSSSQATTSESVDGEPSFQIPLMQQERKPLRPLSPWITDILLAAPLGIRSDYFRWCSGVMGKYAAGDLKPPTTASSRGSGKHPQLMPSTPRWAVANGAGVILSVCDEEVARYETASLTAAAVPALLLPPPTTALDEHLVAGLPALEPYARLFHRYYAIATPSATQRLLLGLLEAPPSWAPDALDAAVQLVELLRAAEDYATGIRLPRNWMHLHFLRAIGTAMSMRAGIAADAAAALLFRILSQPALLFPPIRQVEGVEVQHEPSGGYISCYRKQIEVPAAEATIEATAQGIASMLCAHGPEVEWRICTIWEAAYGLIPLSSSAVDLPEIIVSTPLQPPILSWNLYIPLLKVLEYLPRGSPSEACLMKIFVATVEAILQRTFPPESPREQTRKTRYSIGSASKNLAVAELRTMVHSLFLESCASIELASRLLFVVLTVCVSHEAQFSGSKRPRGEESYPPDEGVEESQAQSEKLKDIKPRKAKKQGPVAAFDSYVLAAVCALACELQLFPLVTRGNTHSTAKDVQAMANPAKVNGSSIEYGHGIDSAIHHTHRILAILEALFSLKPSSVGTSWGYSSNEIVAAAMVAAHISELFRRSKACMYALSVLMRCKWDNEIYTRASSLYNLIDIHSKAVASIVNKAEPLEAQLIYAPVRKYSPCLDDRKQNKCSSATCFDPGQSSASECEDSTCSDNNLRSEKLLASDEGLGNSLGKGIAGFPLDASDLANFLTRDRHIGFNCSAQILLRSVLVEKQELCFSVVSLLWHKLIAAPETQPSAESTSAQQGWRQVVDALCNVVSASPTKATTAVVLQADRELQPWIAKDDDQGQKMWRINQRIVKLIVELMRNHDSAESLVIVASASDLLLRATDGMLVDGEACTLPQLELLEATARAVQPVLEWGESGLAVADGLSNLLKCRLPATTRCLSHPSAHVRALSTSVLRNILHIGSINSKSKVEIYGIRGPSYQFFNIGAINWQNDIEKCLTWEVYSQLARGMTIQFLDTAAKELGCNISI, encoded by the exons ATGGCTAATCCATCTAAGAGGTGGATTGACGGTCTTCAGTTCTCATCGCTGTTCTGGCCGCCGCCGCAAGACCCTCAGGAAAGAAAG GTTCAAATTACTGCATATGTCGAGTATTTTGGTCAGTTCACATCAGAACAATTCCCTGAGGATATTGCTGAG CTTATTCGCAGCCGCTATCCATCTAAGGAGCAACGCCTTTTTGATGATGTTCTGG CAACTTTTGTCCTTCACCATCCAGAACATGGGCATGCAGTTGTTCTTCCAATTATTTCAGGCATCATTGATGGTTCGCTGGTGTATGATAAGAGTTCCTTGCCCTTTGCGTCATTCATCTCCTTAGTTTGCCCAAGTAGTGAG AATGAGTATTCTGAACAGTGGGCTCTAGCATGCGGAGAGATCTTGCGAATTCTGACTCATTACAACCGTCCAATATATAAAATGGAGCCACAAAATAATGAAACAGATAGAAGCCACAGCAGCAGCCAAGCTACGACAAGTGAATCTGTAGATGGGGAACCATCCTTTCAGATACCTTTGATGCAACAGGAGAGGAAGCCTTTAAGGCCTTTGTCTCCCTGGATTACTGATATATTGCTCGCTGCACCTCTGGGTATAAGAAGTGATTACTTCCGTTG GTGCAGTGGTGTTATGGGCAAATATGCAGCTGGAGACCTCAAGCCACCTACTACTG cTTCTTCTCGGGGATCTGGAAAGCATCCTCAGCTTATGCCATCAACCCCAAGATGGGCCGTTGCAAATGGTGCTGGTGTCATTTTAAGCGTCTGCGACGAAGAGGTTGCACGCTACGAAACTGCTAGTTTAACGGCTGCAGCAGTCCCTGCACTTCTACTTCCTCCCCCAACAACAGCTTTGGATGAGCATCTAGTTGCTGGGTTACCGGCTCTTGAACCATATGCACGTTTATTTCATCG GTACTATGCCATTGCAACTCCAAGTGCGACCCAAAGACTTCTTCTTGGGCTTCTTGAAGCACCACCATCATGGGCTCCAGATGCACTTGATGCTGCTGTACAGCTTGTGGAACTTCTTCGTGCTGCCGAAGATTATGCAACTGGTATAAGG CTTCCTCGAAATTGGATGCATTTGCACTTTTTGCGGGCAATTGGGACTGCAATGTCTATGAGGGCAGGTATTGCTGCTGATGCTGCTGCAGCTTTACTTTTTCGCATACTTTCACAGCCCGCACTACTTTTTCCTCCAATAAGACAAGTTGAGGGAGTAGAAGTTCAACATGAACCTTCTGGTGGTTATATCTCATGTTACAGAAAGCAG ATTGAGGTGCCTGCAGCTGAAGCAACTATTGAAGCTACTGCTCAAGGGATTGCATCAATGCTTTGCGCTCATGGACCGGAGGTGGAATGGAGAATATGTACAATATGGGAAGCTGCTTATGGTCTGATTCCCTTGAGCTCTTCAGCTGTTGATCTTCCAGAAATTATTGTTTCAACCCCATTGCAGCCTCCCATACTATCATGGAATCTATACATACCTCTTCTTAAGGTGCTCGAATACCTTCCACGTGGAAGTCCTTCTGAAGCATGTCTCATGAAGATATTTGTGGCGACTGTAGAAGCTATTCTTCAGAGAACATTTCCACCTGAATCCCCCAGGGAGCAAACCAGAAAAACAAGATACAGCATAGGTTCTGCCTCAAAGAATCTCGCTGTGGCAGAGCTTCGTACAATGGTGCATTCGCTGTTTTTAGAATCATGTGCTTCTATAGAGCTCGCTTCACGCCTACTTTTTGTTGTCTTAACTGTGTGTGTTAGTCATGAGGCTCAGTTCAGTGGGAGTAAGAGACCAAGAGGTGAAGAAAGTTATCCTCCTGATGAGGGCGTTGAGGAGTCACAGGCACAATCTGAAAAGCTGAAAGACATTAAACCTAGAAAAGCAAAAAAACAAGGGCCTGTAGCTGCGTTTGATTCTTATGTGCTGGCTGCTGTCTGTGCTCTTGCCTGCGAGCTTCAGTTGTTCCCCTTGGTTACAAGAGGAAATACTCATTCAACTGCTAAAGATGTTCAAGCTATGGCCAACCCTGCAAAAGTAAATGGATCTTCTATAGAGTATGGACATGGTATTGACTCTGCTATTCATCATACTCACAGAATCTTAGCAATTTTAGAGGCACTTTTTTCGCTGAAGCCATCTTCTGTTGGCACCTCATGGGGTTATAGTTCAAATGAAATAGTTGCTGCAGCTATGGTTGCTGCTCATATTTCTGAACTATTTAGACGGTCAAAGGCTTGCATGTATGCACTCTCTGTTCTAATGCGCTGCAAGTGGGACAATGAAATTTACACCAGGGCATCATCGTTATATAATCTCATCGATATTCACAGCAAGGCTGTTGCATCCATTGTTAACAAGGCCGAACCATTAGAAGCACAATTGATATATGCACCTGTTAGAAAATATTCCCCTTGTTTAGATGACAGAAAACAAAACAAGTGTTCAAGTGCCACTTGCTTTGATCCTGGGCAATCATCTGCTTCAGAATGTGAAGATTCAACTTGTTCAGACAATAATCTCAGATCTGAGAAACTGTTAGCATCAGATGAAGGCTTAGGAAATTCTTTGGGCAAAGGTATAGCAGGTTTCCCATTAGATGCCTCAGATTTGGCCAATTTTCTCACCAGGGACCGGCACATAGGATTCAATTGCAGTGCACAAATTCTTCTGAGATCAGTGCTTGTGGAGAAACAAGAGTTATGTTTCTCTGTAGTTTCACTACTGTGGCACAAGCTGATAGCAGCGCCCGAAACACAACCCAGTGCCGAAAGCACATCTGCCCAGCAGGGATGGAGACAG GTGGTTGATGCGTTGTGCAATGTCGTATCAGCATCACCGACAAAAGCAACTACAGCTGTTGTACTTCAG GCGGATAGGGAATTGCAGCCTTGGATTGCCAAAGATGACGACCAAGGTCAGAAGATGTGGAGAATCAACCAGCGAATTGTAAAATTGATAGTCGAGCTGATGAGAAATCATGATAGCGCAGAATCATTGGTCATTGTGGCAAGTGCTTCTGATCTACTTCTACGTGCCACAGATGGTATGCTTGTTGATGGGGAAGCTTGTACTTTACCACAACTGGAG CTGCTGGAAGCAACAGCTAGAGCAGTTCAGCCGGTACTCGAGTGGGGAGAATCAGGACTGGCAGTAGCAGATGGACTTTCAAACCTGTTAAAG
- the LOC121217122 gene encoding protein TIC 214: MAWDSPLRNAVTYYIFLLRARVTEEGEEGIEKGVLATIGFIAGQLMMFISIYYVPLHLALGKPHTIIVLALPYLLFRFFWNNHKDFFDHRRPTSNSMRNLSIQCIFVNNLIIQLFNHFILSSSMLARLVNTYMFRCNNNMLFVTSSFVGWLISHILLMKWVGLVLVWIQENNLM; encoded by the exons atggcgtgggattcgccattgagaaac gctgttacatattATATCTTCCTCCTACGAGCTCGTGTTACggaagaaggagaagaaggaaTCGAAAAGGGAGTATTAGCAACAATTGGGTTTATTGCAGGCCAGCTCATGATGTTCATATCAATCTACTATGTACCTCTGCATTTAGCATTGGGTAAACCTCATACAATAATTGTCCTAGCTCTACCATATCTTTTGTTTCGTTTCTTTTGGAACAATCACAAAGACTTTTTTGATCATAGACGTCCTACTAGCAATTCAATGCGTAATCTTAGCATTCAATGTATATTcgtgaataatctcattattcaatTATTCAACCATTTCATTTTATCAAGTTCAATGTTAGCTAGATTAGTTAACACCTATATGTTTCGATGCAACAACAATATGTTATTTGTAACAAGTAGTTTTGTTGGTTGGTTAATTAGTCATATTTTACTGATGAAATGGGTTGGGTTGGTATTAGTCTGGAtacaagaaaataatttaatgtaG
- the LOC121217874 gene encoding S-adenosylmethionine carrier 1, chloroplastic/mitochondrial: MDPQTLSSSVSTSHTISPDGLNHKKCNLLKEENRLLDSVLLKEENPFDFFRVFCESIIAGATAGVFVEAALYPIDTVKTRLQAARGGGKVVLKGLYSGLGGNLAGVLPASAIFLGVYEPAKQKLLKALPENLSAFAHLTAGALGGAASSLVRVPTEVVKQRMQTGQFASAPAAVRLIVAKEGFRGLYAGYGSFLLRDLPFDAIQFCIYEQLRIGYKLAAQRDLNDPENAIIGAVAGAITGTVTNPLDVIKTRLMVQGSSKQYKGILDCVRTIMREEGTHAFLKGIGPRVLWIGIGGSIFFGVLEKTKQMLAKKRPENHKSFYLKQE, translated from the exons ATGGATCCTCAAACGCTGTCGTCCAGTGTGTCAACTTCTCACACAATCTCACCTG ATGGATTGAACCATAAGAAATGTAATCTGCTGAAAGAAGAAAATAGGTTGCTGGATTCAGTTCTTCTAAAAGAGGAAAACCCATTTGATTTTTTTCGTGTTTTTTGTG AAAGTATCATAGCTGGAGCTACGGCTGGTGTTTTTGTCGAAGCAGCTCTGTACCCAATTGATACAGTAAAAACTCGACTCCAG GCAGCCCGTGGCGGAGGGAAAGTTGTTTTAAAGGGTCTTTATTCTGGATTGGGTGGAAACCTTGCTGGTGTTTTGCC GGCTTCAGCTATATTTCTTGGTGTATATGAACCTGCAAAGCAGAAATTGTTAAAAGCCTTACCTGAAAACTTGAGTGCTTTTGCTCATTTG ACTGCAGGTGCTCTAGGAGGTGCTGCTTCTTCCCTTGTTCGAGTTCCAACAGAG GTTGTTAAGCAAAGGATGCAAACTGGGCAATTTGCTTCTGCCCCTGCTGCTGTACGCCTTATTGTTGCTAAAGAGGGATTTAGAGGTCTATATGCG GGATATGGATCCTTCTTATTGAGAGATTTGCCATTTGATGCCATCCAGTTTTGCATCTACGAACAACTCCGAATAGGGTATAAGTTGGCA GCACAACGAGACCTGAATGATCCTGAGAATGCCATAATTGGTGCTGTTGCTG GGGCAATAACTGGAACTGTAACAAACCCTCTTGATGTGATAAAAACTCGATTGATGGTCCAG gGATCATCAAAGCAGTACAAAGGGATTCTTGATTGTGTAAGGACTATAATGCGTGAAGAAGGAACCCACGCTTTCTTGAAG GGTATTGGGCCAAGGGTACTGTGGATAGGCATTGGTGGTTCAATTTTCTTCGGTGTTCTTGAAAAGACAAAGCAAATGCTGGCCAAAAAGCGCCCGGAAAATCACAAGTCATTTTATCTCAAGCAAGAGTAA
- the LOC107915272 gene encoding F-box protein At3g56470 — protein sequence MSGLENLTVQETKREGAGEGWGGRSTLKKNSLEFENLCATPISDNWISLSNNKSQSQSCGWKIIEGREKIHPNNGSGSECIWFQLPAHLQILIFQHLPTLADQINFLTVTKIWRSLIHPLEWRVNKEGVPYKYPWLLFPQGGEKGTRYNLYDPLTNLTHSISIPESEECEVRFSNKGWLLFTKPPTSIFFFEPFTRTRIQVPDLWQMEAVNGFCFSGTPTSPNWKIFGIRHLQQRVINVWYLGQGDSNWIKITVHSATFPHPSFTNPVSDGNSLYYLRENGSVIRFELFTDDEGDTHIGWHIECSASRYFGKSRQRFLIWYEEELIWVFVDQGRGTHLVKLDKRVGQWVPLNRLEKEITYLSQTTSGSTREGTEQNTVQMSMFLDNEDSSNISYMLEKEKYQVYKREEGGYSQISHLYHAREFLSATWIQPLLLPHMFPTF from the exons ATGTCTGGTTTGGAGAACCTTACAGTCCAAGAAACAAAACGGGAAGGGGCAGGGGAGGGGTGGGGTGGGAGATCAACACTGAAAAAAAATAGCCTAGAATTTGAAAATCTTTGTGCAACACCTATATCTGACAATTGGATCTC GTTGTCTAATAATAAATCACAATCACAATCATGTGGTTGGAAAATTATCGAAGGACGTGAAAAGATCCATCCAAATAATGGGAGTGGGAGTGAATGCATATGGTTTCAGTTACCGGCACACTTACAAATATTAATCTTTCAACATCTTCCCACATTAGCCGATCAAATCAATTTTCTAACAGTAACCAAAATTTGGAGAAGTTTGATCCATCCCCTGGAGTGGAGGGTGAATAAAGAAGGTGTTCCATACAAATATCCATGGCTTTTGTTTCCGCAAGGAGGAGAAAAGGGAACAAGGTATAATTTATATGATCCCCTTACCAACTTGACGCATAGCATTAGTATTCCGGAATCTGAAGAATGTGAAGTTAGGTTCTCTAATAAAGGTTGGCTTCTCTTTACAAAGCCTCCAACTTCAATCTTCTTCTTCGAACCTTTCACGAGAACAAGGATTCAAGTTCCTGATTTGTGGCAAATGGAAGCGGTTAATGGGTTTTGCTTTTCGGGTACTCCCACTTCCCCCAACTGGAAAATATTTGGTATCCGACATTTACAGCAAAGGGTAATAAATGTATGGTATTTGGGTCAAGGTGACAGCAACTGGATTAAGATCACAGTTCATTCTGCCACATTCCCACATCCTTCATTTACCAACCCAGTATCTGACGGTAACTCCTTATATTATTTGAGAGAAAATGGATCCGTCATACGTTTCGAACTTTTCACAGACGATGAAGGCGATACACACATTGGTTGGCATATTGAATGTTCAGCATCTCGCTACTTCGGGAAATCGCGACAAAGGTTCTTGATTTGGTATGAAGAGGAGCTGATATGGGTGTTTGTGGATCAGGGAAGGGGCACACATTTGGTAAAGCTTGATAAAAGGGTTGGACAATGGGTTCCACTCAACAGATTGGAGAAAGAGATTACGTATTTGAGCCAAACCACGTCTGGTAGTACAAgggaaggaacagaacaaaacaCAGTTCAAATGTCCATGTTTCTTGACAATGAGGATAGTAGTAATATTTCTTATATGCTGGAGAAAGAGAAATACCAAGTGTATAAGAGGGAAGAAGGAGGGTATTCACAGATTTCACATCTATATCATGCAAGGGAGTTCCTCTCTGCAACTTGGATTCAACCATTGCTGCTGCCTCACATGTTCCCCACTTTTTGA